One region of Gossypium raimondii isolate GPD5lz chromosome 6, ASM2569854v1, whole genome shotgun sequence genomic DNA includes:
- the LOC105771614 gene encoding putative laccase-9 has product MGLCKLGCVPWLLGILFLSSLELLCMADVHYYDFIVRESNFTRLCTTKSMLVVNDSYPGPEIRVHRGDTVFVNVHNHGSYGFTIHWHGVKQPRNPWSDGPEFVTQCPIQPGTNFTYQVILSDEIGTLWWHAHSDWTRGSVHGAFVILPAPHETYPFHPPDADQTIILESWYNDDYLELIRNSTLDGQAVGIPNAYAINGHLGDTYDCNDTIFRMEVNYQDTYLLRIINAAMNEEKFFSIANHTLIVVAQDASYVTRFATDYIMITPGQTMDVLVHANQNIGQYYMVMRNFHDSAASSNNNLTTAIFQYKNSVGGPRNNASLVSLPEPDDSNATSSFLSRIRNLRVRQNPPLRVPRAIHRRVYIAISTNSIPCTNDSVCITEERFVAALNNVSFVFPVIDILQAYYKRSINGVFTKDFPLEPPEYYNFTGDLTILNRNVTMGTKVVMLNYGEAVEIVFQATQFGAGGSHPFHLHGFSFYRVGSGSGNFNNVTDPKSYNLVDPPLINTVHVPASGWVALRFFANNPGVWFSHCHFERHSSWGMDTVFIVKNGGTKATSIRPPPASGMPVCSGA; this is encoded by the exons ATGGGTTTATGCAAGCTAGGTTGTGTGCCATGGTTGCTAGGGATTTTGTTCCTTAGTAGCCTTGAGCTGCTATGCATGGCAGATGTCCATTACTATGACTTCATT GTCCGAGAGTCCAACTTTACAAGGCTGTGCACCACAAAGTCGATGTTGGTGGTGAATGATAGTTATCCAGGCCCAGAAATTCGGGTTCATAGGGGAGACACCGTGTTTGTTAATGTCCACAATCATGGATCTTATGGCTTTACCATTCACTG GCACGGTGTGAAACAACCAAGAAATCCATGGTCCGATGGCCCTGAGTTCGTGACGCAGTGCCCGATTCAGCCAGGAACAAACTTCACTTACCAAGTGATATTGTCGGATGAAATAGGTACACTATGGTGGCATGCCCACAGTGACTGGACTCGTGGCTCCGTCCATGGCGCCTTTGTTATTCTACCAGCTCCGCACGAAACTTACCCATTCCACCCGCCTGATGCTGATCAAACTATCATACTTG AATCATGGTACAATGACGACTATTTGGAACTTATCCGGAATTCAACTTTAGACGGCCAGGCTGTAGGAATACCAAACGCTTACGCTATTAATGGGCATTTAGGAGACACATATGATTGCAATG ATACAATATTCCGGATGGAAGTTAATTACCAGGACACGTACCTTCTCCGCATAATCAATGCTGCAATGAATGAAGAGAAGTTCTTCTCCATTGCAAACCACACCCTCATAGTGGTTGCACAAGATGCTTCCTACGTCACAAGGTTTGCAACCGACTACATCATGATAACCCCTGGACAAACCATGGATGTTTTGGTCCATGCTAACCAAAACATTGGCCAGTATTACATGGTCATGAGGAATTTTCACGACAGCGCTGCTTCATCTAACAATAATCTCACCACCGCTATTTTCCAGTATAAAAACAGCGTTGGTGGGCCCAGGAACAATGCTTCCTTAGTATCATTGCCGGAACCTGACGATTCAAACGCTACAAGTAGCTTTCTCAGCCGAATTAGGAACTTAAGAGTGAGACAGAACCCACCACTGAGAGTGCCGAGAGCTATCCATAGACGAGTTTACATCGCAATCTCTACAAACTCCATTCCTTGCACCAACGACTCAGTATGTATTACTGAAGAGAGATTTGTTGCAGCTTTGAACAATGTCAGCTTTGTGTTCCCAGTTATCGACATTCTCCAAGCATACTACAAAAGGAGCATCAATGGTGTTTTCACCAAAGATTTCCCCCTTGAACCACCTGAATATTATAACTTCACTGGAGACTTGACTATTCTAAATCGCAACGTTACTATGGGGACAAAGGTTGTTATGCTGAACTATGGCGAAGCAGTTGAGATCGTTTTCCAAGCAACCCAGTTTGGTGCTGGTGGAAGTCATCCATTTCATTTGCACGGTTTCAGTTTCTACCGGGTGGGGAGTGGTTCAGGAAATTTCAATAACGTGACTGACCCCAAGTCTTACAACCTGGTTGATCCACCCCTCATTAACACCGTGCATGTTCCTGCTAGCGGCTGGGTTGCCCTTAGGTTTTTTGCAAACAATCCTG GGGTTTGGTTTTCACACTGCCACTTCGAAAGGCATAGTAGCTGGGGTATGGACACGGTGTTCATAGTGAAGAATGGAGGCACCAAAGCCACAAGCATCCGTCCGCCGCCAGCATCCGGCATGCCTGTCTGTTCTGGAGCCTAG